GGAAGAACTTCAGCTTCACTCATTCGCTTATTCACTCATTCACCGTCGAGCCACTGCATGATGATGGCCGTGGCGCCGGCTTTTTGGTGGACGTATTCCAGGCTCAGGTCCTGAACGACGAGGCGATTGGCTTCGTGGCGGAAGAGAGGAGCAAAGGCATCTTTTAGTTCCTGGGCCGTGCGTATGGGGAAGGCGCAACCTATTTCTACCAGGTCCAGGGCCTCCTGAAACTTACCGTAGGTGGGGCCAAAGAACAGGGGCAGCCCGAAGGCGGCGGCTTCCAGCGTGTTGTGCAGCCCCTTGCCGAAAGCCCCACCGATATAGGCGAAGTGCCCGAAGCGGTACAGCTGGCTGAGCAACCCCACGTTGTCGATGAGCAGCACCGTAGACTGGGCCACGGTAGCGGGTTGGGCCTGGGAGTAGCGCACCACTTTACCGGGCAAGGCTTCCTCCACGATGCGCAGGTTGGCCTCACTGATTTCGTGGGGTGCCACAATAAAGCGCAACTCCTGCTGATACTGTTGCATCAAAGGGGCCAGCACCGGCATATCCTCGGGCCAGCTGCTACCCACGATACACACCGGTAACCAATCGTCGGTAAAGGCATCCACCAGCGGCAAGTCGCGCGGCGGCGCCAGGGCCGTGCGCACCACTGTGTCGAAGCGGGTGTCGCCGGCCACGCTGGCCTGGGTGATGCCCGCCTCACGCAGCAGCTGCACTGAGGCCTCGTTCTGGGTGAAGATGTGGGTAAAGCACTGCAGCATGCGGCGGTAAAAGCCGCCCCAGGGCTTGAAAAACACCTGCCCGGGCCGGAAGATGGCCGACACGCAGATCGTAGGCACGCTGCGCTGCCGCAAACCCGAGAGCAGGTAGTACCAGAACTCGTACTTCACAAACACCGCCAGCCGGGGCTGCACTGCGTCCAGAAACTGCTGGGCATTGGCCTGGGTATCGAGGGGCAGGTAAAAGACATAGTCGGCCCCGGGCCAGTTGTGGCGCACTGCGTAGCCCGAGGGCGAGAAAAACGTCAGCACGATTTTGTGGCCGGGGTGGCGCTCGGCGTAGGCCTCGATCAGCGGGCGGCCCTGCTCAAATTCGCCCAGGGAGGCGCAGTGAAACCACACTCGGGGCGCGGTATCGTGCTGTAGCGTCTGGCGGATGTGCTCCAGCAAGCCCCGGCGGCCGGCCACCCACTGCGCCGCCTTGGGCACGAAGGGCGCTACCAGCCGCAGCAGCAGGGCGTAGAGGTGGAGGCCAATGGTATAGAGAAAACGCAAGTCGGGGAGCGTGAAACGGGGAAGGCGAAGCGGAAAAGCCGGATAATTCGGCAAAAATAGGTTATTGCCAGCCGTTAAACGAAAAAAGCCCCAACCTGTCGACTTTAGCCAGCCTCAAGCTTTATTAAGCGTTCCGGCTGATGGCCGGAACGCTTTTATCGTATTGCTGGCAGTCCGCTAGCAACTGCGCCATGTCATGTGTCAAGTACTCATGCATTTCACTTTAGTAGCCTTCCGCCCTGTTGCCGACGGCAGGGCCTCCTAAACTATTCGGATGCTTGAGAAAGGTCTTGCCCAGCTCGAGCTGCAACTCAGGTTTCGGATTCAAAATAAGGACTATAGCATCGAAGCAGACGCTTAGGTGACCGATAGGTGCTCCTGCCTGCCGCCGGCCTTCCTCGGATTCTGGACGAGTTGTTATATGTAGCTATTCTATGTATTTCAGATTTGTAAGGCAATGACGCAAGTGACGGGGGCGTGAGGGTAGGTAAGGATTTTACCCCTTGAAAAACAAGGCCCGCCCCTGGCGGATAATCCTAGTGCAGCAACTGCAAGGCGGTTTCCAGAGCTTTGTCATGGCCGCTGGCCAGCTCCTGTTTCGTGTTTTTAACGAGGTAGTCCGGGGCCAGGCCGATGCTTTCGTAGTTTTTACCGTCAGCAGCGCGTACGTCGGCAATAGGCACGCGAATATTCCAGCCGTTGGGCAGTTCCTGGCGTACGGCGTCGGCGAAAGCCCCGCCCGTACTGTCGCCGACGGTCACCACATTCGGGTTTTGCCGCATTGCCAGCACAAAGGTTTCGCCCGAGCTGAAGGTAGCGCGGCGCTGCAGCACGACGACGGGCTTGGTGTACTGAAAGCTGCCCTGCGGCTCGGTGTAGAAGCGCAGCTCCGGCCCAAAGTCGGAGTGGCGCGGACCGTTACGCACGCGGCTGGTAAAGGAAAGGTGGCGCGCAGAAGCAAACCGGTTTGCAATGTATTGGGCAACCCGGTCTTCGCCCCCGTCATTTTCGCGCATCTCGACCACAATGCCTTCGGCATCGTTCAACTCGCCGAGTACCGTATCTAGCGCCTTGGCGTAATAGTCATAATTATTGTTGAAGGCCAGCAAGTCAATGTAGCCCACCTTGGTCGTTAGCCAGCCGTACACGATGTCGTTGCCGTAGGTTTTGCGGGTGGTAAGGTAGCAGGCGGCCACCGTCTGGTCGTAATCCTCGAACTTTCGCCGGCCCAGAATACCGCCGTTATAGTTGGGGGCCCCACTAGCCTTGAGCGGGCGAATAAACACGTGGTTGTCGTCGAGGTGGTCGAGCAGCTGGCCCATGATGGCGACCAGTTCGGCATCGGAAGTAGTGGGCTTTACCTGGGGGCGGTAACGGTCGTGCAGGGCTTGCCAGTTCACGTGTTTTACCTTAAAAGTACCGTAGAGCCGGTCGAACGTCTGCCAGAGATATTCGAAGTTCTGCTCGGGCGTGTTGGGCGTTTCGGGGCCTACCAGCAGCTTGTCGCAGCTGCTTAGCGGCGTTGCCAGAAGGATTAATAACAGTGCCGCCAACCGGCTGAGGTGCGGTAGATGACTAGTTTTCATAGCAGAAAAGACGAACGTTAAAACTGGTAGCCCAGCTGCCCGATCAGGCTCTGGTCGTAAGTGCGGATGGGGCGCGGCGCCGGAAAGTGCAGCCACTGAAAACGGTAGCGCGCTCCCACGTTAAACCGCCCAAACAGCGTATACTGGTAGCGCAGGGAGGCCTGCACCTGCTGCAAGTCAGCCACCGTGGCCCACCGGGTACCCTGCCGAAAAAAAGCCACCAAATTGCCGTCATCCGTCGATTTTGGGTAATTGGCGTAGGTGTGGCGCGTGACGGCCGCTAGGCCGGGCACGCTCAGCTCGGCCGTAATCTGCTGGCGAGGCGTAGGATTGTACTCGGCCCGGCCCTCCGCATAGAGGCCGGCCACGTTCAGTCCCCAGTACAGGTTGGCCACGGCATCCGAAATCTGCAGGCGGTTTTGCACGCCCAGCCCGGCAAACAGACGAAACCGGGCCGGGTCTGCCGTGGGCAGGCGCCGGAGGTAGCGCAGGCTCAGGCTGGCATCGTAATAGGTCGACTGAATGGCGTAGGTGCCCAGGCCATTGCTGTAGAGGCGCACGCCGTAGCGCTTCGGCAGGTCTTGCCCAAAAATCGGCTGTAGCTCAATGCTGAACCGGGAATTGGAGCCTCGTCGGGTGTAGCCCAGCTGGAAGGCTGCCCCTTTGGCTCGGTAGAGGAGGGGCGAGGCCTGTTGATCGAGCATGACCCGTACCATAGGCCCCCTCCGGCCACAAACTCATGGCGGCGCAGTTCGGGCCCGCGCGACTGGGCCGCAGCCGGCGTCAGGGGCGCCAGGGCGGCCACCAACGCGAGAAACGTTTTCATAGCGGAAGAATTGGGAGTGAATGAGCCCACTAGTGCCAGGCAGGTCCTGCAGTCACTGGGGGAATAGAGCCTCTGCGTTAGCGCTGGCGTTGGAAAACCAGCCCGTTGATGGCTTCGCGGTGGAAGGTGAACCCGGTGACCTTGCCTGCTGGATCGAGTTGGAATGCCACACAGTTGTGCCCTTGCAGATCGGCTAGGAACCGGTGGCCTTCGAGCGCGACAAATGGCACGTGAACCAGGCGATATAAGCTCAGACGTAGCTGCCCGCGCCGTTGGGTCAGGCGGAAATGCTGGTTGAGCTCCGCCGAGTAGTAGCGGCCGGTATAGCGGTGCAGCGCAGCCTGCGAGAGGGCCGCGGGAGCAGTTTTCTGCAGGACTATTGCGTTGCCCCGCTCAACGGAGCGTAGGTGGCGCACTTGGCCGTCCTCGGCGCGGGCAAAGGCGTAGCTGGTTTCTCCTTGCCCCTGATTGACGTACGTATCCGGGGTTGTGGCGCGCAAGGGCTGGGCGTAGCCCCGGTTGGAGCGGGCGGCCCGCAGAAGGCCGTCTTGCTCGGTAATGATGCGCACGTTGGTCAGGGAAGTCGGCTCCAGATAGATGCCCGGCAAATCAGTGGCCGGCCCGGCCGGCAAGGTAGCCACGGGCGGGGCGGGAGGAAAAGCCCCCGGAGCTAGGTGCTCGGCAAGGCGAAAGAGCTGCTGGGTAA
Above is a genomic segment from Hymenobacter cellulosivorans containing:
- a CDS encoding 3-deoxy-D-manno-octulosonic acid transferase; amino-acid sequence: MRFLYTIGLHLYALLLRLVAPFVPKAAQWVAGRRGLLEHIRQTLQHDTAPRVWFHCASLGEFEQGRPLIEAYAERHPGHKIVLTFFSPSGYAVRHNWPGADYVFYLPLDTQANAQQFLDAVQPRLAVFVKYEFWYYLLSGLRQRSVPTICVSAIFRPGQVFFKPWGGFYRRMLQCFTHIFTQNEASVQLLREAGITQASVAGDTRFDTVVRTALAPPRDLPLVDAFTDDWLPVCIVGSSWPEDMPVLAPLMQQYQQELRFIVAPHEISEANLRIVEEALPGKVVRYSQAQPATVAQSTVLLIDNVGLLSQLYRFGHFAYIGGAFGKGLHNTLEAAAFGLPLFFGPTYGKFQEALDLVEIGCAFPIRTAQELKDAFAPLFRHEANRLVVQDLSLEYVHQKAGATAIIMQWLDGE
- a CDS encoding S41 family peptidase — protein: MKTSHLPHLSRLAALLLILLATPLSSCDKLLVGPETPNTPEQNFEYLWQTFDRLYGTFKVKHVNWQALHDRYRPQVKPTTSDAELVAIMGQLLDHLDDNHVFIRPLKASGAPNYNGGILGRRKFEDYDQTVAACYLTTRKTYGNDIVYGWLTTKVGYIDLLAFNNNYDYYAKALDTVLGELNDAEGIVVEMRENDGGEDRVAQYIANRFASARHLSFTSRVRNGPRHSDFGPELRFYTEPQGSFQYTKPVVVLQRRATFSSGETFVLAMRQNPNVVTVGDSTGGAFADAVRQELPNGWNIRVPIADVRAADGKNYESIGLAPDYLVKNTKQELASGHDKALETALQLLH